One Burkholderia sp. 9120 DNA window includes the following coding sequences:
- a CDS encoding major capsid protein, whose product MADIALLNDDAFSLSSLSAAINEQPQVPTRLATLGLFEEEGITTTVVQIERDGDTLALVPTGQRGASGTVVVGSKRNMIPFNTVHLPQRATIGADEIQNLRAFGSESELEAIQTVVNKRLAKMRRQLDATHEFHRIGAVKGLILDADGKTVVADLLDRFAIRQTVISFELGKADTEIRLKCADLLDTIEDALGNTPFSGVRVLCGRSFWSRLVVMKAIKETYLNTAMASALRGDARDTFEFGGCTFERYRGRVGDIGYVADDEAWAVPEGVPELFITRFAPADYMETVNTNGLPYYAKQELMDFGKGVELEAQSNPIHLCTRPKAVIRLTV is encoded by the coding sequence ATGGCGGATATCGCCCTTCTCAATGATGACGCGTTTTCGCTGTCGTCGCTCAGCGCAGCCATCAACGAACAGCCGCAGGTGCCGACCCGGCTTGCGACGCTTGGCCTCTTCGAGGAAGAGGGCATCACGACCACCGTGGTGCAGATCGAGCGCGACGGCGACACGCTCGCACTGGTGCCGACCGGGCAGCGTGGTGCGTCCGGTACGGTCGTCGTGGGCAGCAAGCGCAACATGATTCCGTTCAATACGGTGCACCTGCCGCAGCGCGCAACGATTGGCGCGGACGAGATCCAGAATCTGCGTGCGTTCGGCTCCGAATCCGAGCTCGAAGCGATCCAGACGGTAGTCAACAAGCGTCTCGCCAAGATGCGCCGCCAGCTGGATGCAACGCACGAATTCCATCGCATCGGCGCGGTCAAGGGTCTGATTCTCGATGCAGACGGCAAAACGGTCGTGGCCGATCTGCTCGACCGGTTCGCGATCAGACAGACGGTGATCAGTTTCGAGCTGGGCAAGGCGGACACCGAGATTCGACTGAAGTGCGCGGATCTGCTCGACACGATCGAGGACGCGCTGGGCAACACGCCGTTTTCCGGGGTTCGCGTGCTGTGCGGGCGCAGTTTCTGGAGCCGCCTCGTCGTGATGAAGGCGATCAAGGAAACCTATCTCAATACGGCGATGGCGTCGGCGCTGCGGGGCGACGCGCGCGACACGTTCGAGTTCGGCGGCTGCACGTTCGAACGCTATCGGGGGCGCGTCGGCGACATCGGTTATGTCGCCGACGATGAGGCGTGGGCCGTGCCCGAAGGCGTGCCGGAACTGTTCATTACGCGCTTCGCGCCGGCCGACTATATGGAGACGGTCAACACGAACGGGTTGCCGTATTACGCGAAGCAGGAACTGATGGACTTCGGCAAGGGCGTCGAACTCGAGGCGCAGTCCAATCCAATTCACCTGTGCACGCGTCCGAAGGCTGTTATCCGGCTGACGGTTTAA
- a CDS encoding head decoration protein, whose protein sequence is MTTTIKTQGTFTREFLLSEGPGRISREQIVVAKGDALAAGQLLGTTGTGEYAPYSNTATDGSEVATAILYGPLAASDAPRPAVGIVRLAEVTALRLTGLDAAARQDLAAHHVIVR, encoded by the coding sequence ATGACCACCACCATCAAGACCCAGGGCACGTTCACCCGCGAGTTTCTTCTGTCCGAAGGCCCGGGCCGCATTTCCCGCGAACAGATTGTCGTCGCGAAGGGCGACGCGCTGGCCGCCGGTCAACTGCTTGGTACCACCGGCACGGGCGAGTACGCGCCGTACAGCAACACGGCAACTGACGGATCCGAAGTCGCCACCGCAATCCTGTACGGGCCGCTCGCGGCCTCGGACGCACCGCGCCCGGCGGTGGGCATCGTGCGACTGGCCGAGGTGACCGCGCTGCGCCTGACGGGGCTCGACGCAGCGGCTCGCCAGGACCTTGCCGCGCACCACGTCATCGTGCGCTGA
- a CDS encoding head maturation protease, ClpP-related, giving the protein MKNRKWWDIRALTNAQGSSVAEIRIYDEIGFWGTDAKTFVARLDEVAAGADEVIVAINSPGGDVFDAFAIYNALRRYAGRVTTRVDGVAASAASLVAMAGDRVVMPENAMLMIHNPWTVAAGTSADLRATADSMDRARDGILAAYRNKSGKTDEELTAMLDAETWFTAAEAKEAGFADEIETPVKLSASVRAAGLLARFAAAPSSVQALVDAAVDTTVGNPGSQVTPPVDPVAEPPVDPAPPNPEPPVTEDVGVLAAHVFSACRTAKLSACAESIVTLTGLKDRATIDAAVRNASEIAGLCMAAKLPELTAQFVGDGLNPDQVRARLFDRVTQAQPRVNSRQPVTGDTVVATGGPKASSIYAARKATGSSHAKSL; this is encoded by the coding sequence ATGAAAAATCGTAAGTGGTGGGATATCCGCGCGCTCACGAACGCGCAGGGCTCGTCGGTGGCCGAGATCCGGATCTATGACGAGATCGGCTTCTGGGGCACGGACGCGAAGACGTTCGTGGCACGCCTCGACGAAGTGGCTGCGGGTGCGGATGAAGTCATTGTGGCGATCAATTCGCCGGGTGGCGACGTGTTCGACGCCTTTGCGATCTACAACGCGCTGCGCCGTTATGCCGGTCGCGTGACCACGCGTGTGGACGGCGTGGCTGCGTCTGCAGCCTCGCTGGTCGCGATGGCGGGCGACCGCGTTGTCATGCCCGAGAACGCGATGCTCATGATCCACAACCCGTGGACGGTGGCCGCTGGTACGTCGGCGGATCTGCGCGCGACGGCTGATTCGATGGACCGGGCGCGAGACGGCATTCTCGCTGCGTACCGCAACAAGAGCGGCAAGACCGACGAGGAACTCACTGCAATGCTGGATGCGGAAACGTGGTTCACGGCGGCCGAGGCGAAAGAGGCCGGTTTCGCCGACGAAATCGAGACGCCGGTAAAGCTCTCAGCGAGCGTACGCGCGGCGGGGTTGCTCGCGCGGTTCGCGGCAGCGCCATCGTCGGTTCAGGCGCTTGTCGACGCAGCGGTCGATACAACGGTCGGCAATCCTGGGTCGCAGGTGACGCCACCTGTCGATCCGGTCGCAGAGCCGCCCGTGGATCCTGCGCCGCCCAATCCGGAGCCACCAGTGACGGAAGACGTCGGCGTGCTCGCGGCGCACGTCTTCAGCGCCTGCCGTACGGCGAAGCTGTCCGCCTGTGCGGAGAGCATCGTGACGCTTACAGGTTTGAAGGATCGCGCCACGATCGACGCAGCGGTGCGTAACGCGTCGGAGATCGCCGGTCTGTGCATGGCGGCGAAGCTGCCGGAACTCACCGCGCAGTTCGTTGGCGACGGGCTGAATCCCGATCAGGTGCGCGCGCGTCTCTTTGATCGGGTGACGCAGGCGCAGCCACGCGTGAACAGCCGGCAGCCTGTCACCGGCGACACCGTTGTGGCCACTGGCGGTCCCAAAGCGTCGTCGATCTACGCGGCCCGCAAGGCAACGGGTAGTTCTCACGCAAAGTCACTTTGA
- a CDS encoding phage tail protein: protein MDALKVEIDVGAVTAALQGLSPPAMQAAWRRTLRKTAAWIKSQTGKEVSKGTQIPQKAISKRLYFFMRSADTGKVWLGLNPVEAHRLGSVRETKKGMRAGRFTFDGAWRQTKAKPDGALYQRTGKARTPFEVVTVDWSKTGDPAFRRAARMCEERLMAILRQEVNYEIRKALGGVRRGRTK, encoded by the coding sequence ATGGATGCACTGAAAGTCGAGATCGATGTCGGGGCAGTCACTGCGGCCCTGCAGGGCTTGTCGCCACCGGCCATGCAGGCCGCGTGGCGCCGCACGTTGCGCAAGACGGCAGCCTGGATCAAAAGCCAGACCGGCAAGGAAGTATCGAAGGGCACGCAGATCCCGCAGAAAGCGATCAGCAAGCGCCTCTATTTTTTCATGCGCTCGGCTGATACGGGCAAGGTGTGGCTCGGTCTGAATCCGGTCGAGGCGCACCGGCTCGGCTCGGTGCGCGAGACGAAGAAGGGCATGCGAGCGGGGCGCTTCACGTTCGATGGCGCATGGCGGCAGACGAAGGCGAAGCCCGATGGTGCGCTTTACCAGCGCACGGGCAAAGCCCGCACGCCGTTCGAAGTCGTGACCGTGGACTGGTCGAAGACAGGCGACCCGGCCTTCCGGCGGGCGGCAAGGATGTGTGAAGAACGCCTCATGGCGATCCTGCGTCAGGAGGTGAACTATGAGATACGGAAAGCGCTGGGAGGTGTGCGCCGTGGCAGAACTAAATAA
- the dnaB gene encoding replicative DNA helicase: MGALDPLEAHAPAGSTGPNGPIASIESEHAVLGALLLDNSVYDRIGDMVAVDDFTLTENRLIYQTIAGLILAQHQADVVTVFERLQSSGAKIKRPLEYLNELVQSTPSAANVVRYAEIVRNRSMLRGCLRTARQVIDLCHHTGGREVAEIIDQAQASFLRLSDTERRKDDGFRPMQGTLARVLERIDELSQREDKRGVTGTATGFDDLDRRLDGMHEGELIIVGGRPSMGKTSFAMNIAEHVAARLGLPAAVVSMEMPEEQLVTRMLASVSRVNQHRLRTGTLDDEDWSRVTHGVQVMSGADIRMLEGASLTPSMLKTRLRRLHRECGQLGVVVIDYLQLMSGDGANPEMRAVEVSSISRALKQIATELRVPVIALSQLNRGLEQRPNKRPVMSDLRESGSIEQDADVILFIYRDEVYNPDSSDKGTAEIIIAKQRNGPIGTVRLAFQNAITRFENFSEPDAGY; encoded by the coding sequence ATGGGCGCACTCGACCCATTGGAAGCGCACGCCCCGGCCGGATCCACCGGACCTAACGGGCCTATCGCGTCGATCGAATCTGAACACGCGGTGCTGGGTGCGTTGCTACTGGATAACAGCGTGTATGACCGGATCGGCGATATGGTTGCGGTCGACGATTTCACGCTAACGGAAAACCGCCTGATCTACCAGACGATCGCCGGGTTGATTCTCGCCCAGCATCAGGCGGATGTGGTCACGGTCTTCGAGCGGCTCCAGTCAAGCGGCGCGAAGATCAAACGCCCCCTGGAATATCTGAACGAACTCGTCCAGTCGACGCCAAGCGCGGCGAACGTCGTGCGGTACGCCGAGATCGTGCGTAACCGGTCAATGCTGCGCGGGTGCCTGCGCACGGCCCGTCAGGTGATCGACCTGTGTCACCACACGGGCGGGCGCGAGGTGGCGGAAATCATCGACCAGGCGCAAGCCTCCTTCCTGCGACTGTCGGACACCGAGCGGCGCAAGGACGACGGGTTCAGGCCGATGCAAGGTACTTTGGCCCGCGTGCTTGAGCGGATCGACGAGCTGTCCCAGCGCGAGGATAAGCGCGGCGTCACCGGGACCGCGACCGGCTTTGACGATCTCGACCGGCGCCTCGACGGCATGCACGAGGGCGAACTTATTATCGTCGGTGGTAGACCGTCGATGGGCAAGACCTCGTTCGCCATGAACATCGCCGAACACGTCGCCGCACGCCTTGGACTTCCGGCGGCGGTCGTGTCAATGGAGATGCCCGAGGAGCAACTGGTGACGCGCATGCTCGCGTCGGTGTCGCGAGTGAACCAGCATCGCCTGCGCACGGGCACGCTTGACGACGAAGACTGGTCGCGTGTCACGCACGGCGTGCAGGTAATGTCCGGCGCGGACATCCGGATGCTGGAAGGCGCGTCGCTTACGCCATCGATGCTCAAAACCCGCCTCAGACGCCTGCATCGCGAGTGTGGCCAGCTCGGCGTCGTCGTGATCGACTATCTGCAACTGATGTCGGGCGACGGCGCGAATCCGGAAATGCGTGCGGTTGAGGTGAGCAGCATTTCGCGGGCACTGAAGCAGATCGCCACCGAACTGCGCGTGCCGGTTATCGCGCTGTCCCAGCTTAACCGCGGCCTCGAGCAACGGCCCAACAAGCGCCCGGTGATGTCCGATCTGCGCGAGTCGGGTTCGATCGAGCAGGACGCGGACGTGATCCTCTTCATCTATCGCGATGAAGTCTATAACCCGGACAGTTCCGACAAGGGGACCGCCGAAATCATTATTGCGAAGCAGCGCAACGGGCCGATCGGCACCGTGCGCCTCGCATTCCAGAACGCCATTACCCGGTTCGAGAATTTTTCGGAGCCGGACGCGGGCTATTGA
- a CDS encoding phage terminase large subunit family protein, giving the protein MDASNSWLDTSQTVHAVLRRLASLLKPGEKLSTTEWARRHRRLSAKAAASPGRYNPDITPWVLGMHAALDDPRVQKIVCMKSAQVAWTDGVLLNYIGRRIDIDPCPMIIMFAKEKSAKKFNLEKFEPMVEVTPRLLAKLPVTAGRDRNNLWDHKTFARGFVKFITSNAPDDVKSTPAPVVAVEEPDDANQNVREQGDSITLLEERNKSYSDSRRKVIFGGTPTVDGFSRIAQAYEASDQRRYLVPCPDCGEEHELAWDNVTWTEDAEKPHEVFGLARPESARYTCPFCGSLWDDTARFRAVRRGRWQATAAFHGVAGFRLNELVSPFPGSRMAELVKKRLVAEKALRAGDDTKMRSFVNNTEGRPYKYESDIPEIELLAARALDYPVFTVPARALLLTIGIDVQHDRIAVVLRAWGRGEESWLVLWDEIYGNVLEQGTDPMAGGVWGALTELLTQGYRHANGWVLRIRAASIDSSDGSTSDAVYRYVRVAQKRGINIMAIKGAKDVGAEVFSVPKASVDSVRNNSKAAKYGLRPYMVGVSKAKDLILDNRLKLESDGPGRLHWYQGVRADYLHQLTAEVKVPGRIGGKRIWQKKAGARNEALDCEVYALHAARSIKTHLMTEAHWMLEQNRLAQASLFDTIPVATGLPAVDDVEVPDVSDATSVDDKPAGPVSPAHDPPAVATSVATVPQNTLPGTPPSSGVSRFQGRRTGRSAYLKRR; this is encoded by the coding sequence ATGGATGCCTCGAACAGTTGGCTCGATACGAGCCAGACAGTGCACGCAGTGCTGAGGCGGCTCGCGAGTCTGCTGAAGCCGGGGGAGAAGCTCTCGACGACTGAATGGGCTCGCCGGCATCGTCGCCTGAGTGCGAAGGCTGCCGCGAGTCCCGGTCGCTACAACCCGGACATCACGCCGTGGGTGCTGGGCATGCATGCGGCGCTCGACGATCCGCGCGTGCAGAAAATTGTGTGCATGAAGTCGGCGCAGGTTGCGTGGACCGATGGCGTGCTGCTGAATTACATCGGACGGCGCATCGACATCGATCCGTGTCCGATGATCATCATGTTCGCAAAAGAGAAGTCGGCCAAGAAATTCAATCTCGAAAAATTCGAGCCGATGGTCGAAGTCACGCCGCGCCTGCTGGCGAAACTGCCGGTCACCGCCGGGCGCGACAGGAACAACCTGTGGGATCACAAGACATTCGCACGCGGGTTCGTGAAGTTCATCACGTCCAACGCGCCGGACGATGTGAAGTCGACACCGGCCCCCGTGGTCGCGGTCGAAGAACCGGACGACGCAAACCAGAACGTGCGTGAGCAGGGCGATTCGATCACGCTGCTTGAGGAGCGCAACAAGAGTTATTCCGACAGCCGCCGCAAGGTGATCTTCGGCGGCACGCCGACGGTCGACGGGTTCTCGCGGATCGCACAGGCGTACGAGGCGTCGGACCAGCGCCGTTATCTCGTGCCGTGTCCGGATTGCGGCGAGGAACACGAACTGGCGTGGGACAACGTGACGTGGACCGAGGATGCGGAGAAGCCGCACGAAGTGTTCGGCCTCGCGCGTCCCGAGTCGGCCCGATACACGTGTCCATTCTGCGGCAGTTTGTGGGACGACACCGCGCGCTTTCGTGCAGTGCGCCGGGGGCGCTGGCAGGCAACCGCGGCGTTTCACGGCGTGGCCGGCTTCCGGTTGAATGAACTGGTGTCGCCGTTTCCAGGCTCGCGCATGGCCGAGCTGGTCAAGAAGCGGCTCGTCGCGGAGAAGGCGCTGCGTGCCGGCGACGACACGAAGATGCGCTCGTTCGTGAACAACACTGAAGGGCGTCCGTACAAGTATGAGAGCGACATTCCCGAGATCGAACTACTGGCGGCGCGTGCGCTCGACTATCCCGTCTTCACGGTGCCGGCCCGTGCGCTGCTGCTCACGATCGGTATCGACGTGCAGCACGACCGGATCGCAGTGGTGCTGCGCGCATGGGGCCGTGGCGAGGAAAGCTGGCTGGTGTTATGGGACGAAATTTACGGCAACGTGCTCGAACAGGGCACCGATCCGATGGCTGGTGGCGTGTGGGGTGCATTGACGGAGCTGCTCACGCAGGGCTATCGGCACGCGAACGGCTGGGTTCTGCGCATCCGCGCCGCGTCGATCGACTCGTCGGACGGCTCGACGTCCGATGCGGTGTATCGCTATGTGCGTGTCGCTCAGAAGCGTGGCATCAACATCATGGCGATCAAGGGGGCGAAGGATGTCGGGGCCGAGGTGTTCAGCGTACCCAAGGCATCGGTCGATTCGGTACGCAACAACAGCAAGGCGGCGAAGTACGGCCTGCGCCCTTACATGGTGGGCGTGAGCAAGGCAAAAGACCTGATCCTCGACAACCGGCTCAAGCTCGAAAGCGACGGTCCCGGGCGTCTGCACTGGTATCAGGGCGTGCGGGCCGATTACCTGCACCAACTGACGGCAGAAGTGAAAGTGCCGGGGCGCATCGGCGGCAAGCGCATCTGGCAGAAGAAGGCGGGCGCGCGCAACGAGGCGCTCGACTGTGAGGTGTACGCGTTGCACGCGGCGCGCAGCATCAAGACGCACCTCATGACAGAGGCGCACTGGATGCTCGAGCAGAACCGGCTCGCGCAGGCGTCGCTGTTTGACACGATACCGGTGGCGACAGGGCTGCCGGCGGTCGATGACGTTGAGGTGCCCGATGTTAGCGATGCAACATCTGTTGACGATAAACCCGCCGGGCCAGTTAGCCCCGCACACGACCCGCCAGCGGTGGCTACTTCAGTGGCCACCGTACCGCAAAATACCTTACCCGGAACCCCGCCATCGAGCGGGGTTTCGCGTTTTCAGGGGCGGCGCACAGGGCGCTCGGCGTATCTGAAGCGCAGGTAA
- a CDS encoding phage portal protein, whose amino-acid sequence MKSAGSAAYPSLARRGFVMPPRLKASAYEAAGSSGARGRSWQTSRAGPNAAAVQNLPLLRSRARDAIRNDPWAKTAISRLVSNTIGTGIQPHPQHPDPEIRRQQKQLWDDWVSESDADGLLDFYGQQTLAARAFFGDGEVLLRRRIRRLDGLLSVPMQLQVLEADMLPVDKNEMLPRGGEIVSGVEFDGDDQRVAYHLLRRHPGEYNRANLASSGSLLTRPEPADEIAHVFQPLRAGQVRGVPELSTVLLRLHSLDNFDDAVLFRQEISNLFAGFLVKPDTEPGLPGDPVTGEGLTFDTDGFSPVVSLEPGTVQELAPGEDMRFATPPGAGTDYSPFMRQQLMAAAASVGMPYEILTGDLREVSDRVLRVLLNEFRRSVEQVQWNIFIHQYCRRVWAWWVDACVLSGAMDMPDFHRTRREYLRVRWVPQGWPYIHPVQDVNAQKLAIRSGLTSRSASILKQGEDPEQVDQENAADNARADALGLRYDTDPRSRDMAGDVTADGAVSGKGKADEKS is encoded by the coding sequence ATGAAGAGCGCCGGTTCGGCCGCTTATCCGTCGCTCGCACGACGTGGGTTCGTGATGCCGCCCCGTCTGAAGGCATCGGCCTACGAGGCGGCCGGATCTTCGGGCGCACGCGGCCGGTCGTGGCAGACCTCGCGCGCCGGGCCGAATGCGGCCGCCGTGCAGAACCTGCCGCTGCTGCGCAGCCGCGCGCGCGATGCGATCCGCAACGATCCATGGGCGAAGACTGCGATCTCGCGGCTCGTGTCCAACACGATCGGCACAGGCATCCAGCCGCACCCCCAGCACCCGGATCCGGAGATCCGCCGACAGCAGAAGCAGCTGTGGGACGACTGGGTGAGCGAGTCGGACGCGGATGGCCTGCTCGACTTCTATGGACAGCAGACCCTCGCTGCGCGTGCGTTCTTTGGCGACGGCGAGGTGCTGTTGAGGCGCAGGATCCGTCGGCTCGACGGATTGCTGTCGGTGCCGATGCAATTGCAGGTGCTCGAAGCCGACATGCTGCCGGTCGACAAAAACGAAATGCTGCCCCGTGGCGGCGAGATCGTCAGCGGCGTGGAGTTCGATGGCGACGACCAGCGTGTGGCGTACCACCTGCTGCGGCGCCATCCGGGCGAATACAACCGCGCTAACCTGGCATCGTCCGGCTCGTTGCTGACGAGACCGGAGCCGGCGGACGAGATCGCGCATGTTTTCCAGCCGCTGCGTGCGGGCCAGGTGCGCGGCGTGCCGGAACTGTCCACGGTGCTGCTGCGGCTGCACTCGCTCGACAACTTCGACGACGCGGTGCTGTTCCGGCAGGAGATCAGCAATCTCTTTGCGGGGTTTCTGGTGAAGCCAGACACGGAGCCCGGCCTGCCTGGCGACCCGGTGACGGGCGAGGGGCTCACGTTTGACACGGACGGTTTTTCGCCGGTGGTATCGCTTGAGCCCGGGACCGTGCAGGAACTCGCGCCTGGCGAAGACATGCGCTTTGCGACGCCGCCTGGTGCGGGCACTGATTACAGCCCCTTCATGCGACAGCAACTGATGGCGGCTGCGGCGTCCGTTGGCATGCCGTACGAAATCCTCACCGGCGATCTGCGCGAGGTCAGCGATCGCGTGCTGCGCGTGTTGCTGAACGAATTCCGGCGTTCGGTCGAGCAGGTGCAGTGGAACATTTTTATTCACCAGTATTGCCGCCGGGTGTGGGCGTGGTGGGTCGATGCCTGCGTGCTGTCGGGCGCGATGGACATGCCCGATTTCCATCGCACACGCCGCGAGTACCTGCGCGTGCGCTGGGTGCCTCAGGGCTGGCCGTACATCCATCCGGTGCAGGACGTGAACGCACAGAAACTGGCGATCCGCTCGGGCCTGACGAGCCGCTCGGCGTCGATTCTCAAGCAGGGCGAGGACCCGGAGCAGGTCGATCAGGAGAACGCGGCGGATAACGCACGGGCCGATGCGCTGGGTCTGCGTTACGACACGGATCCACGCTCACGCGATATGGCAGGTGACGTAACAGCGGATGGCGCTGTTTCAGGGAAAGGGAAAGCAGATGAAAAATCGTAA
- a CDS encoding helix-turn-helix domain-containing protein — translation MTTVSPFFTWRRAMTESDLPSTTKLVLFVIAEYANAMDDICWPSIGTIAGKASLSERCVSNHLVVAESNGWLTRWRSRRPARRWAHAHYRLSVPKEIALRQCDVIEFDLAAGGEEPDPEPDSVVAENFGNSEPRSGVARKTGNHERRSGEPAALPERRSGELAERVVGDAPDTADSQSYLNHVPTSKPVNRSTYKNLSKPQPTVVNEAVAGQREDFSEAQRRGQVGEVAHEEAHEAGTAESLAAWMLERIRVRLPDFGTPDMPAWVAEIRQMLRVDGRDARDIARLFGWADRDRFWSKVMVSPARLRKNWDEIRRRRNDALASKATSGSASAGGASGASAQADDRQCAHVEDGCRCTRIATTIIGAGSSRRGYCRAHIGRYED, via the coding sequence ATGACAACTGTTTCCCCATTCTTCACCTGGCGACGTGCGATGACGGAGAGCGATCTGCCGTCGACCACCAAGCTGGTCCTGTTCGTGATTGCCGAGTACGCAAACGCGATGGACGACATCTGCTGGCCGTCGATCGGCACGATCGCGGGCAAGGCGAGCCTGTCCGAGCGTTGTGTAAGCAATCACCTGGTGGTGGCGGAGAGCAACGGCTGGCTCACACGCTGGCGCTCGCGCCGACCGGCACGCCGCTGGGCGCACGCGCATTACCGGCTGTCGGTCCCGAAGGAGATTGCGTTGCGCCAGTGCGATGTAATTGAGTTTGATCTCGCGGCCGGCGGAGAGGAGCCTGATCCGGAACCTGATTCCGTCGTTGCTGAAAACTTCGGCAACTCCGAACCACGTTCCGGTGTTGCACGCAAAACAGGCAATCACGAACGTCGTTCGGGTGAACCTGCCGCTTTACCCGAACGACGTTCCGGTGAGCTTGCGGAGCGTGTCGTCGGGGACGCGCCGGACACGGCGGATTCGCAAAGTTACCTGAACCACGTTCCAACTAGTAAACCAGTAAACAGAAGTACGTATAAAAACCTCTCTAAACCTCAACCCACAGTGGTGAACGAAGCCGTAGCTGGGCAGAGAGAGGATTTCAGCGAAGCACAACGGCGAGGGCAAGTGGGTGAAGTAGCGCATGAGGAAGCCCATGAGGCGGGCACGGCGGAGTCGCTTGCGGCCTGGATGCTTGAGCGTATCCGCGTACGGCTGCCGGACTTCGGGACGCCAGACATGCCCGCGTGGGTCGCCGAGATCCGGCAGATGCTGCGGGTCGACGGGCGCGATGCACGCGACATTGCGCGCCTGTTTGGCTGGGCTGATCGCGACCGGTTCTGGTCGAAGGTGATGGTTTCGCCCGCACGGTTGCGCAAGAACTGGGACGAAATCCGGCGTCGGCGCAACGATGCGCTCGCGTCGAAAGCGACGTCGGGCAGCGCATCGGCGGGCGGTGCGTCAGGTGCATCAGCGCAGGCCGATGACCGGCAATGCGCACACGTCGAAGACGGATGCCGCTGCACGCGGATCGCGACCACCATCATTGGTGCCGGCTCATCCCGGCGCGGCTATTGCCGGGCACACATCGGCCGGTACGAAGACTGA
- a CDS encoding helix-turn-helix transcriptional regulator: MTAKRANEILARNIRRLMDGHPTLATQTALARRAGISQSSIQRVLTAAVHPQLDVIEAIANSFRVTPAQLLMEDLDTGTVQISRDDMGLEDLPEADREKVASYARFLQHQSQTKAGREDKPEEFIRLADLRELSLDELAQVMRPALREPNDNTLTNHEIQHSKTKPARRRTGN; encoded by the coding sequence ATGACAGCAAAACGCGCGAACGAAATTCTCGCCCGCAACATACGGCGACTCATGGATGGCCATCCGACCCTGGCCACGCAGACGGCGCTCGCGCGCAGGGCAGGAATCTCACAGAGTTCGATCCAGCGCGTCCTGACGGCCGCAGTACATCCCCAACTCGACGTGATCGAGGCCATCGCGAATTCGTTCAGGGTGACGCCAGCGCAGTTATTGATGGAAGATCTGGACACTGGAACTGTCCAGATTTCACGCGACGATATGGGACTGGAAGACCTGCCTGAAGCCGACAGGGAAAAAGTCGCAAGCTATGCCCGATTTCTGCAACACCAGAGCCAGACCAAAGCCGGCCGGGAGGACAAGCCCGAAGAATTCATCCGACTCGCCGATCTACGGGAATTGAGCCTGGACGAACTGGCGCAGGTCATGCGCCCGGCACTTCGTGAGCCTAACGATAACACGCTCACGAATCATGAAATACAGCACTCAAAGACCAAACCAGCAAGACGCCGCACGGGTAATTAG
- a CDS encoding helix-turn-helix domain-containing protein, whose protein sequence is MKQHHEQWLSAVRRRLLREKGNLRNVAAQSGVPYPTLTKITSGVVSDPRVSTVQALHDYFARCPERATASRGACASH, encoded by the coding sequence ATGAAACAGCATCACGAACAGTGGCTCAGCGCCGTTCGTCGGCGTCTTCTTCGCGAGAAGGGCAATCTGCGCAACGTCGCGGCTCAATCCGGCGTCCCCTATCCGACGCTCACCAAAATCACCAGTGGCGTAGTTTCCGACCCGCGCGTGTCCACGGTCCAGGCGTTGCACGATTACTTCGCGCGTTGCCCGGAGCGTGCGACGGCTTCCAGGGGGGCTTGTGCGTCTCATTGA